From the Exiguobacterium aurantiacum genome, one window contains:
- a CDS encoding efflux RND transporter permease subunit: MQKITSFSVNNKFAVWLMTIILTAAGIFAGLTMKLETLPDITTPTVSVTTIYPGASPEQVLDEVSTVLEERLKSLNGVEQVRSSSFQNASNIQIDYDFSTDMEEAEQLVKDALSNVELPEAVQDPQVSRLSFDAFPVIGAAVSDESLDLAELTKLVEDELQPALEGVEGAQTVQIAGQEIRRVELQFDAEALAEYNLTEDTVKQLIQANDARIALGLYELGDTEQAVVIDGKSETLEAFRDLQIPYSPAQTEQPAPGAPTDLPTGETPQIPTEVPGAVPPANIPTTVPTVALSELATIEDRGIEESISRSNGERSIGIQVTKTQDANTVDVVNAVKEVLADFEADYDTAKVSVTLDQGQPIEESVETMVSKALLGGLFAILIILVFLRNFRSTIIAVISIPLSLLMALIVLKQLDITLNIMTLGAMTVAIGRVVDDSIVVIENIYRRLTRPNETLRGKELIIASTKEVFIPIASSTIVTIAVFLPLGFVTGFVGELFLPFALTVVFALLASLLVAITVVPMMADSFFKNRDKLKPEEGPGKLAEWYRGVLNWSLNHKLVVFGLATALLIGSFALVPAIGVNFLNQESEKTLYVTFDPEPGQTLDDSIAAAEIAETYFMEEQADATDVQFTVGGENPLNPGNNKQGIFIVQYDPDTEDFADVKIADVERLNELASGGEWKEQDFAGGAGTSGVTYNVYANSLEDLEAIVPTFIETIEEETDYVRQATSDLRESYVQYTFNVDQQAAAEAGVSAAQLAQTIGQFQAQESPLSTVTIDDKQLDVIIPTEQVTYDSIDDLQAQEVTTPFGPRPISDFIEVEEGTTPDTLVQRDGKLLARVNVELSTDKATEASAAIEERVSDIELPTGVSYDVGGVTEQIQESFTQLGLAMLAAVAIVYLVLVITFGGAVTPFVVLFSLPYAIIGGLVALLITGETISVSALIGALMLIGIVVTNAIVLIDRVIHKEEAGLSTRDALLEAAGTRLRPILMTALATIGALSPLALGLEGGALISKGLGVTVIGGLTSSTLLTLLIVPIVYEFFARFRKKKEA, translated from the coding sequence ATGCAGAAAATCACGTCCTTCTCCGTCAACAACAAGTTCGCCGTTTGGTTGATGACGATCATCTTGACGGCCGCCGGAATTTTCGCCGGCTTGACGATGAAACTAGAAACGTTGCCTGACATCACGACACCGACCGTCTCGGTGACGACGATTTATCCAGGCGCCTCACCTGAACAAGTGCTCGACGAAGTCAGCACCGTGCTCGAAGAACGCTTGAAGAGCTTGAACGGCGTCGAACAAGTTCGATCGTCTTCGTTCCAGAACGCTTCAAACATTCAAATCGATTACGATTTCAGCACCGACATGGAAGAAGCTGAACAACTCGTCAAAGACGCGCTCAGTAACGTCGAATTACCTGAAGCCGTCCAAGACCCGCAAGTGTCGCGTCTCAGCTTTGACGCGTTCCCGGTCATCGGGGCAGCCGTCTCGGATGAGAGTCTCGATTTGGCCGAATTGACGAAATTGGTCGAAGATGAGTTGCAGCCGGCACTTGAAGGCGTCGAAGGCGCTCAGACCGTCCAAATCGCCGGACAAGAGATTCGTCGCGTCGAGCTTCAGTTCGATGCGGAAGCGCTCGCCGAATACAACTTGACGGAAGACACGGTCAAACAGTTGATTCAAGCGAACGATGCCCGCATCGCGCTCGGCCTGTATGAACTTGGTGATACGGAGCAAGCCGTCGTCATCGACGGGAAGTCGGAGACGCTCGAGGCGTTCCGCGACCTCCAAATCCCGTACTCACCCGCGCAAACGGAACAGCCTGCACCAGGTGCGCCAACGGACCTTCCGACTGGCGAGACCCCGCAAATTCCGACTGAAGTACCAGGTGCCGTCCCACCTGCCAATATCCCGACAACCGTCCCAACCGTCGCTTTGAGCGAACTCGCGACGATTGAGGACCGTGGCATCGAGGAATCGATTTCGCGCTCAAACGGAGAACGTTCAATCGGGATTCAAGTGACGAAAACACAAGACGCGAACACCGTCGACGTCGTCAACGCCGTCAAAGAGGTGCTCGCCGACTTCGAGGCCGACTATGACACGGCCAAAGTCTCGGTCACGCTCGACCAAGGTCAACCGATTGAAGAATCGGTCGAGACGATGGTCTCGAAAGCGTTACTCGGTGGTCTATTCGCCATCTTGATCATTCTCGTGTTCCTTCGTAACTTCCGCTCGACGATTATCGCGGTCATCTCTATCCCGCTCTCACTCTTGATGGCGTTGATCGTCTTGAAACAGCTCGACATCACGCTCAACATTATGACGCTCGGCGCGATGACCGTCGCCATCGGGCGGGTCGTCGATGACTCCATCGTCGTCATTGAGAACATATATCGTCGCCTCACTCGTCCGAACGAGACGTTGCGCGGCAAAGAGTTGATTATCGCTTCTACAAAAGAAGTCTTCATTCCGATCGCGTCGTCGACGATCGTCACGATCGCCGTCTTCTTGCCGCTCGGATTCGTCACTGGCTTCGTCGGCGAGCTGTTCTTACCGTTCGCTTTGACCGTCGTCTTCGCCTTGCTCGCGTCCTTACTCGTCGCGATCACGGTCGTACCGATGATGGCCGACTCGTTCTTTAAGAACCGCGACAAACTGAAACCAGAAGAAGGACCAGGGAAGCTCGCCGAATGGTATCGTGGCGTCCTCAACTGGTCACTCAACCATAAACTCGTCGTCTTCGGTCTCGCGACAGCACTCTTAATCGGAAGTTTCGCCCTCGTCCCAGCCATCGGGGTCAACTTCTTGAACCAAGAGTCGGAGAAGACGCTTTACGTCACGTTCGACCCAGAACCGGGCCAAACACTCGACGATTCGATTGCGGCGGCCGAAATCGCCGAGACGTATTTCATGGAAGAGCAAGCGGACGCGACCGACGTTCAATTCACGGTCGGTGGCGAGAACCCGCTCAACCCTGGGAACAACAAGCAAGGAATTTTCATCGTCCAGTACGACCCGGACACGGAAGATTTCGCCGATGTTAAAATCGCTGACGTCGAACGCTTGAACGAACTCGCCTCTGGCGGGGAATGGAAAGAACAAGACTTCGCCGGCGGTGCCGGTACGAGCGGAGTGACGTACAACGTTTACGCCAACTCCCTTGAAGACTTAGAAGCCATCGTTCCGACGTTCATCGAGACGATTGAAGAAGAGACGGACTATGTCCGTCAAGCAACGTCTGACCTTCGTGAATCGTACGTCCAATACACGTTCAACGTCGACCAGCAAGCTGCTGCTGAGGCAGGTGTCTCGGCCGCCCAACTTGCTCAGACGATTGGTCAGTTCCAAGCGCAAGAAAGTCCGCTCTCGACCGTGACAATCGATGACAAACAGCTCGACGTCATCATCCCGACGGAACAAGTCACGTATGACAGCATCGACGACTTGCAAGCACAAGAAGTGACGACGCCGTTCGGACCACGTCCAATCTCGGACTTCATCGAAGTCGAAGAAGGCACGACACCGGATACGCTCGTCCAGCGTGATGGGAAACTTCTCGCTCGCGTCAATGTCGAGCTCAGCACGGACAAAGCGACGGAAGCTTCGGCTGCCATCGAGGAACGTGTGTCTGACATCGAGCTCCCGACTGGCGTCTCCTATGACGTCGGTGGGGTCACTGAACAGATTCAAGAGTCGTTCACCCAACTCGGTCTCGCCATGCTCGCGGCCGTCGCCATCGTCTACTTGGTGCTCGTCATCACGTTCGGCGGTGCCGTCACGCCGTTCGTCGTCCTGTTCTCGCTTCCTTACGCGATTATCGGGGGACTTGTCGCCCTTCTCATCACAGGCGAAACGATCTCGGTATCTGCCTTGATCGGTGCGCTCATGTTGATTGGGATTGTCGTGACGAACGCCATCGTCTTGATCGACCGCGTCATTCATAAAGAAGAAGCGGGTCTCTCGACACGCGATGCCTTGCTCGAGGCAGCCGGTACTCGGCTCCGTCCAATTCTCATGACGGCGCTCGCAACGATCGGTGCCCTTTCCCCGCTCGCGCTCGGCCTTGAAGGCGGCGCCTTGATTTCGAAAGGTCTCGGTGTGACCGTCATCGGTGGATTGACAAGTTCAACGCTATTGACGCTCCTTATCGTTCCAATCGTGTATGAGTTCTTCGCACGATTCCGTAAGAAAAAAGAAGCGTAA
- a CDS encoding YwqG family protein: MELQSIKRFIDQHGLEQVNDILAAFTKRVNLTLVPRTTREEVAIGHSKFGGYPDLPSASDHPGENLTLLAQFRLSDFTGFESVEALPKEGVLSFFYDLDEQPWGDADERHLWRVLYTDATALVRVRVGEALNERAVAFEEGYAQNDHDLFDLMNEDEYSAFEELFDEEEAHAVGGHPDEVQHDVFEEVEETHGERFSDPFLLFQMDSSDELDIMFGDSGILYFLIPTEALRAKRFEEAEIIMQCY; the protein is encoded by the coding sequence ATGGAACTTCAATCAATCAAACGGTTTATTGATCAACACGGGCTTGAACAGGTCAATGATATCTTGGCGGCATTCACGAAGCGCGTCAACTTGACGCTCGTACCCCGAACGACACGGGAAGAAGTCGCGATCGGTCATTCAAAATTTGGCGGCTATCCGGATTTACCGAGTGCGTCGGATCATCCTGGAGAGAACTTGACGTTGTTGGCACAGTTCCGGCTGAGTGACTTCACTGGATTTGAATCGGTCGAAGCGCTTCCGAAAGAAGGGGTGTTATCGTTCTTCTATGATTTGGACGAACAACCGTGGGGTGACGCGGACGAACGTCACCTTTGGCGCGTCCTCTATACAGATGCGACGGCGCTTGTACGGGTCCGCGTCGGCGAAGCACTCAACGAGAGGGCTGTCGCATTTGAAGAAGGCTATGCGCAGAACGATCACGACTTGTTTGATCTGATGAATGAGGACGAGTATTCCGCGTTTGAGGAGTTATTCGATGAAGAAGAGGCGCATGCGGTCGGCGGTCATCCAGACGAGGTGCAACATGATGTGTTTGAAGAGGTTGAAGAGACCCATGGGGAACGATTCAGTGACCCGTTTCTCTTATTCCAAATGGATTCAAGCGATGAACTCGACATCATGTTCGGCGACTCCGGCATCCTCTATTTCCTGATTCCGACCGAAGCGCTCCGAGCCAAGCGGTTTGAAGAAGCTGAAATCATCATGCAATGTTACTGA